In one window of Bacteroidota bacterium DNA:
- a CDS encoding glycosyltransferase family 39 protein produces the protein MQNLIEKRIGKLNFLLIVFMLVNLLQAIYTPIHEDEAYYWVYSQDLDWGYFDHPPAVALIVKISGLLFNSILGIRFITVLLSFFVAKLVWNLIPESDRNLKNSALIYFAILISVPGYNMYSFITTPDVPLIFSFVLYLFALKRVIAKESIINAVFLGLTAAMLIYSKYHGGILIILSVIVQPKLLKSRTLYLGGLLALIFITPHLYWQYKHDFISFDYHLFQRTSGAFNIENPLGYLGSTFGILNPALMVLMLLLSFKYRRFISKDDNLYFRLFWGLLIFFFFYSFRGRIEAHWVVAAFVPMVVLLHGLLVKYNKYTKGSKYIFIISISLLLIVRVALILSPEIQKATLGKGKDYYSEIEKVVPADAKVVFFNSFQNASKYQYFFNKEAFSYNTVYYRKNQYDVENYEESFNNSKVLFKGWWNDGKLDTMRLGNGKLFRYVIIDNYTIFTKVKGNFEAFPKKLQKGEHSLSVTLHNPYDYDIDLENNDRFPLKLKLMLVNKEEKRYFVDLKYKLDKLSAKSDYEEIMSFTLGDNIPEGNYDCQIVIDYIYPQYISRKYNVEVK, from the coding sequence ATGCAAAACCTAATTGAAAAACGGATTGGAAAACTAAATTTTCTTCTGATTGTATTTATGCTTGTAAACCTGTTACAGGCAATATATACTCCAATACATGAAGATGAAGCTTATTATTGGGTTTATAGCCAGGATTTGGATTGGGGTTATTTTGATCATCCTCCGGCAGTAGCTCTAATTGTTAAGATAAGCGGGTTACTGTTTAACTCAATTCTGGGGATAAGGTTTATCACCGTTTTGTTGAGTTTTTTTGTAGCCAAATTAGTTTGGAACCTGATACCCGAAAGTGACAGAAATCTTAAAAATTCTGCTTTAATCTACTTTGCAATTCTTATTTCTGTTCCGGGGTATAATATGTACAGTTTTATTACAACCCCCGATGTTCCGTTAATATTTTCTTTCGTGCTCTATCTGTTTGCTTTAAAAAGAGTAATAGCAAAGGAATCAATTATTAATGCTGTATTTTTAGGTCTTACAGCAGCAATGCTGATATATTCGAAGTATCATGGAGGAATATTAATAATACTCAGTGTTATAGTTCAGCCAAAGTTGTTAAAAAGCCGGACTCTCTACCTGGGAGGATTATTGGCACTGATATTTATTACTCCCCATCTGTACTGGCAATATAAGCACGATTTTATTTCGTTCGATTATCATCTTTTTCAAAGAACAAGCGGAGCATTTAATATAGAAAATCCTCTGGGATACCTAGGAAGTACTTTTGGGATCTTAAATCCTGCATTAATGGTCTTAATGCTATTACTTAGCTTTAAATACAGGAGGTTCATATCAAAAGATGATAATTTGTATTTCAGATTGTTTTGGGGATTATTAATATTTTTCTTTTTCTATTCTTTCAGGGGAAGAATTGAGGCTCATTGGGTTGTAGCGGCCTTTGTTCCTATGGTTGTATTGTTGCACGGTTTATTGGTAAAGTATAATAAGTATACAAAAGGCAGTAAGTATATATTTATAATAAGTATTTCACTGTTACTAATAGTGAGAGTCGCATTAATATTGTCGCCCGAAATACAGAAAGCTACTTTGGGAAAAGGTAAAGACTATTACAGTGAGATTGAAAAAGTAGTACCTGCCGATGCTAAAGTTGTATTTTTTAATTCTTTTCAGAATGCCTCGAAATATCAATATTTTTTCAATAAGGAAGCATTCTCATATAATACGGTTTACTACAGAAAGAATCAGTATGATGTAGAAAATTACGAAGAATCATTTAATAATTCCAAGGTGCTTTTTAAGGGTTGGTGGAACGACGGTAAGCTTGACACAATGAGACTAGGAAATGGAAAATTATTCAGATATGTTATTATTGACAACTACACCATATTCACTAAAGTGAAAGGTAATTTTGAGGCTTTTCCGAAAAAATTACAGAAAGGGGAGCACAGTTTAAGTGTTACTTTGCATAACCCTTATGATTATGATATTGATTTAGAGAATAATGATAGGTTCCCTCTAAAGCTAAAACTTATGTTGGTTAATAAAGAAGAGAAGCGGTATTTTGTTGATTTGAAATACAAACTGGATAAGTTGAGTGCAAAATCTGATTATGAAGAGATAATGAGTTTCACCCTTGGAGATAATATACCCGAAGGTAATTATGACTGCCAGATAGTAATTGATTATATTTATCCTCAATATATTAGCAGGAAGTATAATGTTGAAGTAAAATAG